One Pectinophora gossypiella chromosome 21, ilPecGoss1.1, whole genome shotgun sequence genomic region harbors:
- the LOC126376807 gene encoding uncharacterized protein LOC126376807 — translation MNKQIGNSSPPAGIPSERPRPSSEGKPHSYTAGGKDCFVGQQDAGLREHDQGFENGSDLGLSSNVREMRSGRKMERVPGRLERETRVSLSRLPIGRDALVVLPGPSGKVATSDGEDTEGSIVSMRSAVSVGSGVTRATKRARLPGTATNGGSPKSKRKSRPRPRPEIVIDDNDPYLSSVSVSSTRSKDTLPSVEDLAMEMKEQPVADLGARILESMETVTKVADHSKNLKGNFVRCLRLAAITAKAAAGEMAQRTSSFGSEGWLERENASLRSKLSGMEERLKTLQAEMESLRQRERAPPRPEVRRQPAKGADEILMDRIGALVENKLAAFKAELLPGRAIRPPLGKRPVTSDAPAAPSPAQPPKPSRGSDEILMEVRRPIPRTAPVASAVAPTPAAPKKKKKKKKFKKKGERGTNLQPPPAPKGAPAVAMAVAGPSGLQTRSWAQVVRKKPASRPSETATASKPKPAKTQKPAQQARGTKATPARPPTTAVVTVTVPEGAATTYAAVMGAAKQRVNLAECGITELRQRRAATGGLILQVPGPDSAKKADELAARLRSTLADMDVHILRPVKTGEIRVADFDESVTPADIASAIADQGGCSQDDVKVGEIRLSSRKMGTAWVRCPLAAIRKLANTARLKVGWASARVQVLTARPLQCYKCLEMGHCNLNHCRAAQDLLLQTLAEWSIALTVVAEPFRVPDHPRWFPGDGGSVAIHWGGGRSDPPCSLLCSGQGFVAVEWGHLAVVGCYISPNCRLEAFESYLDSVANCIRSCRPRPVLVLGDFNAHARQWGCARDTPRGETLQEWADGLDLRLLNQGSVSTCVRWQGESVVDLSWATPAAARLVSGWRVAEELVTLSDHRHIVIEVSIRPPERSQRDEGLPRRWSLKQLDPDLFVAAANVALWPEEGIFRDPEQEASWFRSTMTSICDASMPRVRALNRKRVYWWSEECAQLRTTCLRARRRYTRTRRRRRATSEEVDEAYASYRAATKAFQYAVSDAKARAWHELLDDLSRDPWGRPYKIVLGKLRPWVPPLTETMDSALLETVIDALFPRVQNGTLAASTSAEPTDWSPQLEVSQDELDRAVKRLRAKNTAPGPDGIPGRAWVLALTVLRDRLRQLFTSCLRQGLFPSEWKDSSLVLLRKEGRAADSPSAYRPICLLDEIGKLFKRIVADRIVEHLVLEGPNLSECQFGFRRGQSTVDAILRVRSLSDEAVSEGGVSLAISLDIVNAFNSLPWQAIREALVYHQVPPYLRGIVGAYLQDRHITYMGRDAEVHRRPVYCGVPQGSVLGPLLWNLAYDSVLRADLPAGVHVVCYADDTLVLANGDNFESTTRLAELGVACVTRKIHGLGLQLAPHKTEALWFHNLSRGEEPPDSSIRVGDVQVPIRRQIKYLGLILDGRWDFREHHNRLYPRIEKVIGALHRILPNLGGPREGVRRLYAGVVRSFDGTLRCACLGP, via the exons ATGAACAAGCAGATCGGAAATTCGAGTCCGCCGGCGGGCATTCCAAGCGAGCGACCCCGCCCCTCTTCGGAGGGCAAGCCCCATTCGTATACGGCGGGGGGCAAAGACTGCTTCGTAGGCCAGCAAGATGCTGGCCTTCGTGAACACGACCAAGGCTTTGAAAACGGATCAGATTTAGGATTAAGTTcgaatgttagggagatgagaAGTGGAAGGAAGATGGAACGAGTTCCGGGAAGGTTAGAGCGGGAAACGAGAGTAAGTCTCTCGAGACTGCCTATCGGGCGGGACGCGCTAGTGGTGCTCCCCGGCCCGAGTGGGAAGGTGGCGACGAGCGATGGAGAGGACACGGAGGGCTCCATCGTTTCTATGAGGTCGGCGGTTTCAGTTGGCTCCGGAGTTACTCGCGCTACAAAGCGTGCAAGACTGCCGGGGACTGCAACGAATGGAGGATCGCCAAAGTCGAAACGTAAGTCTCGACCCAGACCGAGACCTGAGATTGTGATAGACGACAACGACCCCTATCTTTCCTCGGTGTCAGTGTCGTCCACACGATCTAAGGACACTCTGCCCAGTGTGGAGGACCTGGCGATGGAGATGAAGGAGCAGCCGGTGGCCGATCTAGGTGCTCGAATCCTCGAGTCCATGGAGACGGTCACCAAAGTCGCAGATCACTCCAAAAATCTCAAGGGCAACTTTGTGCGTTGTCTGAGGTTGGCGGCTATCACGGCAAAGGCTGCGGCTGGCGAAATGGCGCAAAGAACGTCGTCATTCGGTAGCGAGGGATGGCTGGAGAGGGAGAACGCTAGTCTGCGCTCCAAACTCTCGGGTATGGAAGAAAGACTCAAGACCCTGCAGGCTGAGATGGAGTCTCTCCGCCAGCGGGAGCGCGCGCCTCCAAGACCAGAGGTAAGAAGACAGCCCGCCAAGGGCGCCGATGAAATCCTAATGGATCGCATCGGAGCCCTTGTCGAAAACAAGCTGGCTGCCTTCAAGGCAGAATTGCTCCCAGGCCGAGCCATCAGGCCGCCCCTGGGCAAGAGGCCGGTGACCAGTGACGCTCCTGCAGCGCCCTCACCAGCCCAGCCGCCAAAGCCGAGTAGGGGCTCTGATGAAATCCTGATGGA GGTCCGCAGACCGATTCCGAGGACGGCTCCAGTCGCTTCAGCAGTGGCGCCCACACCAGCGGCGcccaagaagaagaaaaagaagaagaagttcaaAAAGAAAGGAGAGAGAGGCACCAACCTGCAGCCGCCGCCAGCGCCGAAGGGTGCTCCGGCAGTGGCGATGGCAGTAGCGGGTCCCTCGGGTCTTCAAACCCGTTCTTGGGCCCAGGTCGTGCGCAAAAAGCCTGCCTCTCGACCATCTGAGACGGCAACTGCTTCTAAGCCCAAACCGGCCAAGACGCAAAAGCCAGCACAACAGGCGAGAGGTACGAAGGCCACACCAGCTCGGCCCCCCACGACTGCTGTCGTAACTGTAACTGTCCCCGAGGGGGCAGCTACTACCTACGCTGCGGTAATGGGTGCGGCAAAACAGCGCGTGAACCTCGCAGAGTGTGGGATCACCGAGCTTAGGCAGAGGAGGGCTGCGACCGGTGGGCTGATCTTACAGGTTCCTGGCCCCGACAGCGCTAAAAAGGCGGATGAACTGGCTGCGCGCCTGCGCAGCACCCTTGCGGATATGGACGTGCACATACTGCGCCCGGTGAAGACTGGCGAGATCAGAGTGGCAGACTTTGACGAGTCTGTAACTCCGGCTGACATCGCCTCTGCAATAGCGGACCAGGGGGGTTGTTCGCAGGACGATGTCAAAGTCGGAGAGATCCGCCTTTCTTCACGGAAAATGGGAACTGCATGGGTCAGGTGCCCACTCGCCGCTATCCGCAAGCTTGCGAACACGGCGAGATTGAAGGTGGGGTGGGCTTCGGCGCGTGTCCAGGTGTTAACGGCCAGACCGTTGCAATGTTACAAATGCCTGGAGATGGGACAT TGCAATCTGAACCACTGCCGCGCAGCTCAAGACCTGCTGCTACAGACGCTCGCGGAGTGGTCGATTGCACTCACAGTTGTTGCAGAACCCTTCCGCGTTCCGGACCATCCTCGATGGTTCCCAGGCGACGGCGGTTCTGTGGCTATTCATTGGGGAGGAGGACGTAGCGATCCTCCCTGTTCCCTGCTTTGCAGTGGACAGGGATTCGTCGCAGTGGAATGGGGGCATTTGGCGGTGGTCGGATGCTACATCTCGCCCAATTGTCGCCTCGAAGCATTCGAGTCTTACCTGGACTCGGTGGCAAACTGCATCCGCAGCTGCCGCCCTCGTCCGGTGCTTGTGCTGGGGGATTTCAATGCCCACGCCAGACAATGGGGATGTGCTCGGGACACACCAAGGGGCGAGACTCTGCAGGAGTGGGCGGACGGACTAGACCTGCGTTTGCTAAACCAGGGGTCCGTAAGCACCTGTGTGCGGTGGCAGGGGGAGTCGGTCGTCGACTTGTCGTGGGCGACTCCCGCTGCAGCGCGCCTAGTGTCCGGTTGGCGAGTGGCGGAGGAGCTGGTCACTCTCTCCGACCACAGACACATCGTCATCGAGGTCTCAATTCGCCCACCGGAACGCTCTCAGAGAGATGAAGGCCTTCCGCGCCGCTGGTCCCTCAAGCAACTTGATCCGGACCTCTTCGTTGCGGCCGCCAATGTCGCCTTGTGGCCAGAGGAAGGGATTTTCAGAGACCCTGAACAGGAAGCGTCTTGGTTCCGGAGCACGATGACGTCTATATGTGACGCATCGATGCCTCGTGTAAGGGCCCTGAACCGAAAGAGGGTGTACTGGTGGTCAGAGGAATGCGCGCAACTGCGAACAACATGCCTCCGAGCCCGACGCCGGTACACCCGAACAAGGAGAAGACGACGAGCGACGTCAGAAGAGGTTGACGAGGCCTACGCATCGTACCGAGCAGCGACGAAGGCGTTCCAGTACGCTGTCTCGGATGCAAAGGCTCGAGCTTGGCATGAGCTCTTAGACGATCTCAGCAGGGACCCATGGGGCCGCCCATACAAAATCGTATTGGGCAAGCTCCGGCCATGGGTGCCTCCACTGACAGAGACGATGGACTCAGCTCTACTGGAGACGGTGATTGACGCACTGTTTCCCAGAGTCCAGAACGGCACTCTCGCCGCCTCGACTTCTGCGGAACCAACAGATTGGTCCCCACAGCTCGAAGTGTCGCAAGACGAGCTCGACCGAGCTGTTAAACGGCTCAGAGCCAAGAACACCGCCCCAGGCCCAGACGGAATACCGGGTCGGGCCTGGGTGCTGGCTCTAACCGTTCTAAGGGACAGACTGAGGCAACTTTTCACCTCTTGCCTCCGTCAGGGTCTTTTCCCCTCCGAGTGGAAGGACTCAAGTCTGGTCCTTTTAAGGAAGGAAGGCAGGGCTGCAGACTCTCCCTCTGCATACCGTCCCATATGCCTACTCGACGAGATCGGCAAACTATTCAAACGAATAGTGGCCGATCGCATCGTCGAACATCTCGTGTTGGAGGGCCCCAACCTTTCGGAGTGCCAGTTCGGCTTCCGACGAGGTCAATCGACAGTGGACGCGATCCTTCGCGTCCGCTCTCTGTCGGATGAGGCCGTGAGCGAGGGCGGGGTGTCGTTGGCAATAAGTCTAGATATTGTCAACGCTTTCAACTCCCTGCCCTGGCAGGCAATTAGGGAGGCCCTGGTGTATCACCAAGTACCTCCCTATCTCCGAGGGATAGTTGGTGCCTATCTTCAAGACAGGCATATAACATACATGGGACGGGATGCCGAGGTCCATCGGAGACCTGTCTATTGCGGGGTTCCACAGGGGTCCGTTTTAGGTCCTCTGCTCTGGAATCTTGCCTATGACTCAGTCCTGCGAGCCGACCTCCCCGCTGGTGTTCATGTCGTCTGCTACGCGGACGACACGCTTGTGCTGGCAAACGGGGACAACTTTGAGTCGACGACTCGACTTGCCGAGTTGGGGGTGGCATGTGTTACCCGGAAAATACACGGTCTTGGCCTCCAGTTAGCGCCGCACAAGACCGAGGCGCTGTGGTTCCACAACCTCTCACGGGGTGAGGAGCCACCAGACTCGTCGATCCGCGTCGGCGATGTCCAAGTTCCGATCAGAAGGCAAATAAAATACCTTGGCCTTATTCTGGACGGCCGGTGGGATTTCCGGGAACACCACAACCGCCTATACCCCAGGATCGAGAAAGTGATCGGAGCCCTTCACCGCATTCTTCCCAACCTCGGCGGGCCGAGAGAGGGAGTCCGGCGTCTCTACGCCGGGGTAGTGCGTTCGTTCGATGGCACTCTACGGTGCGCCTGTCTGGGCCCCTAG
- the LOC126376808 gene encoding uncharacterized protein LOC126376808 codes for MEKIWNGTFRLTQVLTGHGCFGQYLHRIGREVTAQCHHCSDDVDDAQHTLEECPAWIPERQTLVSEVGDDLSPPAIVAAMLSGERQWKAMVAFCESVMTQKEAAERDRERLDPAWRRRRRRRAVAVVAAAV; via the coding sequence ATGGAGAAAATCTGGAACGGCACGTTCCGATTAACACAGGTGCTCACCGGACACGGCTGTTTCGGTCAGTACCTGCATCGGATTGGACGCGAAGTAACAGCGCAGTGTCATCACTGCAGTGACGATGTGGACGACGCCCAGCATACGCTGGAGGAGTGTCCCGCGTGGATCCCGGAACGACAAACCCTGGTCTCAGAGGTCGGGGATGACCTTTCTCCCCCTGCCATAGTTGCGGCTATGCTGTCGGGAGAAAGGCAATGGAAGGCGATGGTCGCTTTCTGCGAGTCTGTCATGACTCAGAAAGAGGCCGCGGAACGGGACCGGGAGAGGCTGGATCCCGCCTGGAGAAGGAGACGTCGGCGACGTGCGGTGGCGGTGGTAGCCGCGGCTGTCTAG